In Scomber japonicus isolate fScoJap1 chromosome 20, fScoJap1.pri, whole genome shotgun sequence, the genomic window CATTTTATCCTACAGGTACCACGGGCCCTAAAAGCTAAAGTCATGCTATGGTGAGAACTGCCCACAGTCCACATTATGTTTGTTTCAATTTACTTACATTATTGAATGTCCTGTTCAACCCTGAAATCATTCCCCTGGTGTTTTCAGGACAGACGTAAGCTACCATGACATGGAGGAGATTGACAAAAAGCAGTCCATTCCTGATCTGGAGAGGTTGCTGACCCGATTTATTAGcagaaaaacatacacacacacacacacacacacacacacacacatcactgacaTGCTTTTTCTCAGacatttcttctcttctgtgACAGCATTTTATGCAGTGTTTTCGGAGTTGACCTTCCTGAACCCAGAAGAGGAGTTCTGCTTGAGTTGTATGTCCAGACTGTGCTTTTTTGCAGAGAGTGTAGCTTCAAAAAAGAACAAACCTCTGCTCTCCTGTCCATCATCAACTCCATTCATGGGACTAATGTAGGTGAGTTAAACTTTGTTATCACTGCAGTGAGGTTCGCAGGGTAAGATGGGAAAAGGGTTTGTGCATGGATGAAATCAAACAATGGCTACCTCTCCAGTTTACACTTATTTGAAAGCTGGACATCCTATATTTACATAATCATACAAGTAAATCTCATGTGTTTGAAACTCCTCTCTTGCAGAAACACCACTCAACAACCTAGAACAGTGTTTTGAATACTGCAAGGAGCTTCTGCTCTGTCACTCAGTCAGGGTGTGTAATGCATTTAACTCCCATATATCTCCATCTCTGCATTTtaaatttctgtttttcaaCCAAATGTTTCCCCGTCTCTCCTCACTACAGCGACCTCCTTTTAGTATCAATCTCTTCAGCTCTGAGGAGGTGAACTGCATCTTTAACTACATCCACAACAGCTACATGAGACACTATAAACtctacaaatatattttcactccACAGGTAAGAGTGGGAAATTACAACTACTTGACAGAAAGTTTTTCAAGCAAGTTTTGCCAGCATACATTTTTGTTGTTATACTATTTTTGAGGGagtatcatcttttttttcctcaatttGATTATAGGTCAAACTTGATCTGTCGTTGTCTTACTCTGGGATTCCAATTCAGCATATGAATGATTCTTCTGCTCCAGGTATTAAATACAGGTTGTTTTGAAGATATTTAAGGTAGCGTGGAAAAAGGTTAAGACATTTCGAGTGAAAAAGAGCatttaataattaaagaaaGCCGACAGCCTGTTCCCAACTCAACACAGTGAGTGAAAGCTTTGAAACTGTACACTGGCAGATGAAAAGACAGCACATTAAATGTTAATAGACATTTAACCTCTTATTTCgtgatatataaaaaaaagatttaaaaaaaaaaagacatttgaccTCATTACACTGTAAGCACTTTAAacccacaaatataaaaattacTTCCACCTCCTTGCACTTGAAATATCAGATctacttttttatttgcataaacagtatatatatatatatataaaccagatttattaataattttaaatatggtttttgCACTAGATGCTGAAAATGTGATAGgaaaagaagcagaagcagtATCAAAGTGTGCTGAAACGTCTATCACAGAGCCGGAGGGAGCCACGCACGGTAGGATCATGATTCAGGACTTTGCTGTGCAGAAATAACTGTATATGTCAAATGCAAATATCACAGTGTACAACACAGTAACTGCTTCATTTTCTGATTTCCAGATTCCAAATATGAACTGAAGGCGCTGATAGAACAAGAAGTCAGAGAGCAGATGATGCTTGTGTCTGGACAACTAGATCAGCGAGTGAAAGAAATTGCAGATCAACACAACAGCGCCTTACATCCTGTGCAGCCCAACCACAAGgccaaaaaataatgatttttcattaaaaaaaaaaacactcaaactaAATAAGATGATTCAAacttaaatatttgttttattgtcaatAGACTTTTTCTTAATGTACAATATATATCTGCATCTGTATTGTACATTTCTCAGACAGGAAAAGGAGAATGAGTAGGGGATGCTGTTGGTTAGTTTGAACAGGAAAATAAAGTAACAGTGTAAGTGTAAGTTGGTTTTCATGTAAAGAATGTCTACACGCATGACAGCTATGGGACTTTTCTACTAAAAACACTCCAAAAAACACACTTGAATGTCTTGCACATCTACTCTGATACTGAATTGTAACAATGGAATATTTATAATCAGAGCTTTAATACAGTACAATAAGTATTAGTAGCAGTATAAGAGTTAATATAATTATCTATTAAATAACCAATCACAGTGCTTGATGATGGTCAACTGTTAATACATATAAATGTGCGTAtagttgatgtgtttttattaaacaaCTGTGCAATGTTCCCTCTACTGCAAACATGACGACATGACATGAGGACTTTAAAAACAGCCACAAACTTGACTTAAAAGGCAGACGAGGAATATGAAGTTGTGCATGCTTTTGTTGGAATTTCAGAGCCACAGTGCATATTAAGGCAAACAAACATCTCAGTCCCTGAATTTCTCAGCTTGGAGATTAAACACAGTAACttgacaaaacaaacactgacacgACAGCACATGCACAATGAATAAAAACCGATGTGGTTAGGAATGAGGTTGACCTTTTTAGGTTTCAAAGTCCTCCAGGCCCAGCAGCATGATCTTAGCCGTGTTCTGGAAGAGCGCGGCTCGGTTCTGCTGCTCCCCTTTTTTCACCCAGTGGCCATAGATGCGGAAGGCGCAGCCGTCGATGAGTTTGCGGACGCCACGGAGCGAGTAAGGATCTCTGGCCAACACCTCCCGAGTCAGTGGACGAACCCTGCGGTAACGGCTGTATATCCTGATGCACGCCAACACAGTAACTATCAACACCTGAGGAGGCAAAACAGGAAATCTGAACAGACTGTAGAGGATATAGTATATTTGCATCCCTACATTCTGCTGAACAGCTGGTCTGTCTTGAAACTTTAAAAATTCTAAAATCAGatgtactaaaaaaaaaaaaaaaacagccaacatGGAGGCTCACCCTAAATGTTTTTCTGGGGCTGAAGAGCCGCACATCTTCCTTCTGGTACTGTCTGAAGAAAGAATGTGCCAAGGCTTGCTCAGCAGTGAGACGGGCAGCTGGCTCCACCACCAGGAGCCTAGATATCTGAGCATCACAAGCATTTGAAGATTAGGTAAAATAGCAGTGCATGATTTTGTCTAAAAATGGCATACTATGTTTCAGCTGAAGTCATTGTTTATCCCACTTTAAAGCTCACTAAAGTTAAGTAAACTCTGAGGTTTATCAAGAATCAGTCGACAGACATCAGCTCACCAGATCTTTCACTGTATCAGATCTATCGTCCCACTCTGGGGAGCTGAACTGATAGCGGCCTTCCATAATCATCCTCAGCATCAGCATTTGCTTGCGATGCCAGAACGGCGGTGAGCCAGCCAGCAAGGTGAACAGAATCACGCCACATGCCCAGCTGTCCAACACATACATCAGAGCAAGAATGAGAAAAGCAGTTTTAAACAGTGACATACACATTGCTTCAGTTTAATGTCACTGACAAAAGCAATGACTTACAGATCGACCTCTCTGCCGTAGCCTGGGTGCGTTTCATCCATCGAGCATTTCAGTATTTCAGGGGCCAAATAACCCGGGGTCCCACAGAGCTCTAATTATAAAAGCAGACAAAACAGGTCATTATAACGACTATATGATTCAACATAAATGAACTGGTAACACTGATCTCCAGTTGAGTACCCCGAAGCTTCTCCCCAGGCTGTAGCTGCACTGAGAAACCGAAGTCCGACAGCTTGATGTGTCCCTGATCATCCAGGAGAATGTTCTCCGGTTTCAGATCCCGGTGGACAATGTTGAAAGAGTGGAGGTACTGCACCGCCTCCAGCAGGGCTCGCATCATGCTCCTGTTgtgcaaaacacacatattttaaattaagaCTGACCATTGTACCATTAATTTATGTGTTCTTGCTTATTGGTAGCTATGTTCAGTTGCAGTGTCTTTGTGTAGTCGATCACAGCAAGCAGTGGGGTgccttcagtttttttttaaatttaagttaaatttaTGTACTGCAATACACATCAAAGTGGACTGATTTGacacaatgtgtgtgttcacatgctTGTTGTCACCTTTGATGTGAGACTCAAGTGCATGCTGCATGCTGCAAATGCAAGCAGCTGGATTAACAAGGTTTGCTCACTGTTAATCTTATGCATTTGATCTTTGGCAACACCACTTAGCTCATGAATGCAGAGCTTTAGGTCTTTATTATCGTGTGCGTACCATGTTTAAAGACTCTACAAGTTTACTTCACCAAAGTAAGATCAGCTTGgaagaaatggaaaaatataTCCATCAAACTATAAAATTAACGTTTGTTTAGGAAAATCTACATAGGGACACAAAGAAGAATGCATCACTTGGTGTACAACTGActgaaaaacaccacaaataaatgtcttgaaatgtgttaaaattaaGCCAAATTAAATGCTTATAGTGTGTTGATGTTGGAGCTCACCTGGTTTCCTTCTCACTGAGAGTAACTTTTTCTGTGAGGTAGTCAAACAGCTCCCCTCGCCTCATGCTGAAAGGCAAAACGAGAGTCATACTATCTGGCAATGCATGgaagtacagtatattattattcatatatttgggCAGAAATGAGACAGATCATTTCACATCTCATTTGTTTTAATACTCACAGGTCAAACACCAAAAATATGAAGGTTGTGGACTCATAGGAATCAATGAGAGTAACTAAAAGGGAATAAAAGACATAACATGATTGTGTAACTTTGAGCCTTTTGCAAGAGACAATTAAAAGATCAAGGTGACCTAAAAGAGCCAAACAGCGACGTACTGATGGAGGAATGTCCCTTCACCATGTTGAGGACTTGGATCTCCTTCAGCGTGGAGGTTTTCACCTCATCCAGCTGCTGGGCTGTCATCTTCTCGGCTGTGATCTCGATTATCTTCACTGCCAGCTCCTGGGCCGTGTGTCTGTGCACACACCTGCGTACCACACTGCTCACACCCCTGAAACACCAGAGACACACCATACAGCATGGCTCCATCACATATATTATGACAGATGATTGTATGAGCAAGACTATGGACTCACCTTCCTATCACCTCTTTGGGGTCATATTTCTGGTAAAACTCCTTGGCCCCCACCCAGTCTGGTAATTCATCTCCAACAACAATGTCTTTGGTCATGGTCACAGCATATGAATCTATAAAGACAAGAAGCTGTCAGTCACATTTCTCACTTTGTGCCAATCATGCATGGTTTGGTTAATAAGAGGAACTGCTGAGCTAACTCCTAACAAGGAAGTGTATTGTTTTGGATTAGTTTAATTCTGACTAGCAGCGCATTGTTAGGATTTGCTTGGTTCAAATTCAtctctcctgtctcctgtcaTTTAGAAATAATGCCCTTGATCCATCATGAGAGAAGCTAGTTAGCTATGTATTTGCTTTGGCCTTGCTGCAGCGACAGGTTCACTGACCGTACAGGAAGTTTTACTCACCGTGTGTGCACTCAAACGACAAAAGACGGTCCAAAATGGATCAATATAAAAACGCCATGTTAGTGCTCAGGAAGCTAATGCAAAGCCATAACTATGCGTTTTACAGCAGCGACAATAAAAGCCAGCAAGCCAGCATCTAAACAGTGTTTACATTCCTGGAAACAAAGTCTGTAAGCTGTCACTGCAGAGTGCGTCGGTGCTGCCGCCAAGAGGTCGGAGGGAGTGCTGCAGTATTTACTccaggatttatttatttaatggtaagattatttttcttttttttttaagtccaaATTTACAGAGTATTATGACTATACTGggataaatattgttttaagatTGCGAGAATAATGttgttgatgtatttttaaaaaagtatcattctgatttctttttgattgtgtttttatttttgtgttcttCGTCTGTGTGACGCATTTTGGATCAACTATGTtgtttaaagtgctatataaataagtgctatataaataagttAAATTAGATACATTTTAAGGCAAATTATAGCCCAGATAGATagctgagtttaaaaaaaaaaaaactcgtAAAAAACAAACACGGAAGTATATTATCGTCACTTCCTTAGCTTCTCTGATGTCATGAGTTACATTTTAATTCGCTCCTTGTGAAGGTTTGTAACGTTAATATTCGCCAGAAAACCGGTTTATACACTTCCATGCGTGtacatattttgtcttttatatgttATAACGTGAATATCGGTGGGAAACGAGTGAGAGTGATGACCAGAAGTGATTAAATACGCTGAACAAAGAGCTTAGCCGTTTAGCTTAGCTGGGAGCATTAACGTTAGCATTAGCTTAGCTCGCCAATGTACGTTGCGCTAAGCAAAAATtgtgaattaaaaatgttttttcggGCAGTATTTAGCAGAATACCCGTAAAGGAACACATATGTTCTTACAAGCACCAGTAGAGCATTGTAATCAGCTAAAATGAACAGTCCTGCGCTAGTAATGCAAAGCTAGGCTAATGTCGTTGCTCAGTGAcatcaaatgaatgaattgaaCTTGTTATGACTTAAAATGTGAACGTCACCAACAAGATTTTACGCCCTGTAATGTTTGATCTCTCATAGGGGAAGGAACGATGTCAGGTGCTGGGGGAGGAAAACGTCCCTCAGGAGGGGACAGCCCCCCTGGCCCCCCTGAGAAGAAGagcaaaaaagaagagaagaccacCACCACACTCATTGAGCCCATACGCATCGCTGGAGTGTCTTCTACTGTGAGTTATTAAGTGCCTCTACCCTCACAATTCATCCACTTAACTACCACCCCCACTCAAATGACTTGTAGAGCTAATTTTGTAATTCCCTTCATATTTGTCCTGTACAGGAGGAAATGGACATGAAGGTGCTCCAGTTCAAGAATAAGAAGCTGTGTGAGCGCTTGGAGCAAAGACAGACGATGGAGGATGAGTTGCGAGAGAAAATTGAAAAGCTGGAGAAGAGGCAGGCCACTGACGACACCACCCTACTGATTGTCAACCGCTACTGGTCGCAGGTATGACTGTCCATTTGATTTTAACCCAATTAAACTCAAATGTCATGTCAAAGCCGTGTGTAAACCAGGTGGTCAGATTACCTGTGCATAATGTAACACAAGTTAACCcactattttgtttttgtgcatgtaaacatagcCAATAAGATTGTTGTACACTATACAAAGTCTGTCTGTGGAGGAACCACTGTAATTGTAGTCGAGATATTACAAATTGCTTGACTCAGCTTTGCAAATGGCactttttctgattgtttctgCACAAAAACAGTAAGTCCATGATCATGCTTTGTTCAGAGAGGATTAACACTTCCTCCAATCCTTGTGTTTCTGATTTTCAGTTGGAAGAGGATGTGCACGTTCTTCGAAAACGTATTGAGCCCGAGACTCCGGTGGCATCCACCCCTGTCCCgccccctgctcctctccctgaCCCTACACCAATGGAGGAAGATGATGTCAGTCTGGCCTCACCAGCCTCTGTCgtgcctccacctcctctcccagAGACACCGAATGAGGGCGAGCagccagagcagcagcagcagcaggaggagcgtCAGGAAGAAggtcaggagcagcagcagcctcctcctcctgatggGTCAGAAGAGTTGTTGACGCCCACAGAGCCACCACAAAACTCCACAACAGGTAGGCGGATGTTTTGTGCAGCCCTCCATCACTGACTGTGTTAAGGACTGTTATAATCTGAGTGTTGACCTTGCTCATTCATTCTTTATAAACAGTATTGTAAGTGGGTGTATCACCTTATTAGGTCACGCAGTGTTTCCCATAGGATCTTTTTCAGCAGCCGTGCTGTTGTGCACTTGGACAGCCAGGATGCCTATTGCGCACATTGGCAGTGGATTAAATTAAAACTACCTTAGAATTGTTCCAGATAGGTCTATTCCTGTTAATCAAGTCATGTGTGTGGTAATTTAAAGGAGCTTTTGACACAGAAAGCCCAGATATTTGTAGTTGTAAAAAATGTCAATTAATGAAGTGCCTCGACACAGTCAAGGGTTTTTATTTGActaaaaaatgtgcattttcacataatttAGGACTGTTAGCATTActatatttattaaaatcaaCACAGGTTGTGTTGAGTGTACTTGTTGACACAGTACACTCAGACATTAGCAACAAGAAAAGGGAAACAAAAATACAGCAGGGGCTGTCCTGAAGGAATCCTTCACATTGTCATGGTTGATCACCCTTACCGACATGGTCACAGAATAACACTGGTGTTCTCAGATTTTTATCTTAATTTTGTCAGTACTATCTCATCAATATTTACATACTAACTCTTCTATCAAAATACTgaggaaagaataaagaacactAGAATCAGTCTGTCCCTGTGTTGTCCTTTGCCCACCCTCTACAGCTGATGTCATTCACTGCCTGTTGGttcaatcaatattttttcagctgtttttcattaaaGATGAGGATTCAAattagtttatattttatatataacaaAGCATTGTTTCtaaagcagcaacagcaaaGTCATTCTACAAGCCCAGTAATGTGAGGTTTACAAagcatgaacacaggaatcagtCTGTATCAGTCTTGTCCTCTGTCCAccctctgctgctgatgtgattCACTGCCTGCAGGTGCCGTTGGTAGACAAGAGAAGAAGTGGGGGGGTCAGCATGTTACTAAGTTTATAACAATTTGCCTAGTTTAAAGATAAGTGGCACACTAAGATAAATCTGCGTGTTGCATACAGACAGCTTTTGTTTTAGCCTGTTCTCAACAATTTTCTATTATCTTAACCAGTGAACCGTGGTTGTGTAAAACATACATGTAGCAGTGGTGGATGAGAGACTGCAGACAgtttaaatatcacttttctaCATGTTTATGCTCATTGAACTGGCTTTACACAATAACATCACTGGATAGTCATGGGGCACTGCAATAACTGTCTCACATCGTAATCTTTCCTAAAAGTTTTTAGGTTAGATTTAATCTAATCTGCTCTTAAATTCATTTTGAACTCTTTTAAGTCTTAGtacgtttttatttatttatgtatgtgtctgtatgagcTGCTGGTACCTGAATTTGCCCTATGAGGATGAATAAAGtagtatccatctatctatggtACTCTTATTGGCTTTTTTACCTGTGAAGGtcaaacacccacacagagaGGCTGGTGCGCACGATATCAAACGCGATATATCATACCAGTTCCGATTCTCTCCTCACTAGTTGCTGTTAGATACTTGATGtggagaaaatatatatatgtggttCATTTTATTATGTACAATATGAAATTTCAGCAGTGGCATTCATCATTTAGCAGTGACGCTGCACAGCAtgtagaagaaaaagtctgatgaatctttttgttattttgcagGTGTTGTTTACTCATATGGCTAACTTTGTGGAAATTTTGCAACAAGACTGAGTCATCTTAATGCTGTACGCAAGAATATATGTAAACGAAAGAGCTGCCAGTTTAACCAATTCAAATTGTCTTTGCAGAATTCAAAACTTTTTGGGAGACATTTGGGGGCAGTGTTTTTTCtagaaaaaatatgaatgatcTAATAATACATAGAAAATCCTAACCAACTTTTTACTCTGAATGTGTGCAGATGCATCgccaccccctcctcccttaAGTGAGAATGCCAAGGGTTTCCTGGCCACGCTGGAGCACAGCAGCGAGGAGGAGCTCAGCCTGCACCTCCAGGACCGCATGCAGTTCAGCAAGGAAGCCATTGCCTGCCTTGTGTGCGTCTATGACAGGCTGCACAGCCGCATCAATGACATGTGCAAGCAGGTCCAGGCAGCAGG contains:
- the cfap119 gene encoding coiled-coil domain-containing protein 189, whose translation is MDIAATQRRPKSREMHQVPRALKAKVMLWTDVSYHDMEEIDKKQSIPDLESILCSVFGVDLPEPRRGVLLELYVQTVLFCRECSFKKEQTSALLSIINSIHGTNVETPLNNLEQCFEYCKELLLCHSVRRPPFSINLFSSEEVNCIFNYIHNSYMRHYKLYKYIFTPQVKLDLSLSYSGIPIQHMNDSSAPDSKYELKALIEQEVREQMMLVSGQLDQRVKEIADQHNSALHPVQPNHKAKK
- the phkg2 gene encoding phosphorylase b kinase gamma catalytic chain, liver/testis isoform encodes the protein MTKDIVVGDELPDWVGAKEFYQKYDPKEVIGRGVSSVVRRCVHRHTAQELAVKIIEITAEKMTAQQLDEVKTSTLKEIQVLNMVKGHSSIITLIDSYESTTFIFLVFDLMRRGELFDYLTEKVTLSEKETRSMMRALLEAVQYLHSFNIVHRDLKPENILLDDQGHIKLSDFGFSVQLQPGEKLRELCGTPGYLAPEILKCSMDETHPGYGREVDLWACGVILFTLLAGSPPFWHRKQMLMLRMIMEGRYQFSSPEWDDRSDTVKDLISRLLVVEPAARLTAEQALAHSFFRQYQKEDVRLFSPRKTFRVLIVTVLACIRIYSRYRRVRPLTREVLARDPYSLRGVRKLIDGCAFRIYGHWVKKGEQQNRAALFQNTAKIMLLGLEDFET